The window CTGGTCCGCTCCGCCCTGACAGCTGCCGGGCTTGATCCTGCGCGCCATATGGTGGCGGTCACCGGGGCGGGCAGCCCGATGGACGACCCGGAAAGGTACCTGACCGCCTTTCATATGTACGATTACATCGGGGGACGCTATTCCGCCACCTCTATGGTCGGCGGGGTGACCCTGGCCTTTGCCCTGGGCTATGACAACTTTGTGGAGATCCTGCGGGGAGCGCATGCCGCTGATCTGGCCGGGGAGCAGGAGAACATCCGGGAAAACCTGCCCCTGCTCATGGCCCTGCTCGGCATCTGGAACCGGAATTTCCTCGGCTGCAATACGGTTGCAGTCCTGCCCTATAGCCAGGCCCTGCTCCGCTTCCCGGCCCATCTTCAGCAATGCGATATGGAAAGCAACGGCAAGCGGATCAACAGACTCGGCGAGCCAGTGCAGTGGCAAACCGGCCCCATAGTCTGGGGTGAGCCGGGCACCAATGGTCAGCATGCGTTTTACCAGCTCCTGCACCAGGGAACTGAGGTTGTGCCTGCCGAGTTTATCGGCTTCCGGGAGTCGCAATATCAAACGGATATCACCATCAAGGGCACGACCTCGCAGCAGAAGTTACTTGCTAATATGCTGGCCCAATCCCTGGCTCTGGCCCTGGGCAAAGACCACGAAAACCCCAACAAATCCTTTCCCGGCAATAGACCAAGCTCTGTGCTTCTCGCTGACCGGCTCACCCCGTACAGCATGGGAACCCTGCTGGCCCTGTATGAAAACAAGATCGCCTTTCAGGGCTTCTGCTGGAACATCAATTCCTTTGATCAGGAAGGGGTCCAGTTGGGGAAAATCCTGGCAAATCGCATCCTCGCCGAGATGACAGAGGTAAAAACAGGCGAACAACTTCCTCTGGACGCCCCAGAGCTTTCCCTGCTTCAGGCAGCCAGTCTTGCAACATAAGAAGCTTTCTCAAAAAAACAAAACCCAGTTCCGCCTCCACAAAGAGCCTAACACCGCCTTCTTCCTGTGACCTTTGCTCCCAGGAAGTGCGAAAAACATCGGGCTCTTCTTTCCATCCGTTGCACAGGGGCCAACATTATAGTAGAGTACCATATATCCAATGCATCTTGATCCGATGAAGTAAGGCGTTTTTTCTGTTCAGGATGTACTGACTAGCTCCGAAAACATTCAGTACCAGCTGTCATTTCACTGTTCAATGGACAAGGGATAGAGCCCGCCCCCAACACAGCGGGATGTTAAACCCGAAGCTGCGTAAAACAATTCTGATGCTCTCTATGAGACCAAGCGGCACGGACTGTGACTGATTCTCCACATGAGTGAAAAAAACACCCTCCTTATTATTGATGATATAGTCGATAACCTGATGCTCCTTGGGGAAGCTATGTCCCCTGAGTATAAAATCAAGGTTGCGACAAGTGGTGTGCAGGGACTGGAACTCGCTGTTCAGGAGCCCAAACCCGATCTCATCCTGCTGGATATCATGATGCCGGGTATTGATGGCTACGAAGTCTGCCGCCGTTTAAAGGCAGATACCCGGACCAAACATATTCCGGTTATTTTTCTCAGCGCCTTGGACAAAGAAAGTGATGAACTGCAAGGGCTTGACGCAGGAGCTGTTGATTTCATTACCAAGCCCTTTAAACTGGAAGTAGTCCGGGCCCGCATTAATACCCAGCTTGAACTCCTCCGGATGCGGGAACAACTACAGACAGCCCGCCTGAAAGCAGAAGCAGCCTCCCAGTCCAAATCAGTTTTTCTCGCTAACATGAGCCATGAGATCAGAACCCCGATGAGTGCCATCATGGGGATGACTGATCTCGCGCTGGAACGCGCCACGGATTCCCAGCAGCAGAGCTACCTGGAAACCGTCAAACTTTCCGCAGATGCCCTCCTGGCCCTGATTAATGATATCCTCGATTTCTCCAAAATCGAAGCCGGGCAAATGGAGCTAGACGAGCACCCCTTCCTCCTTGCAGAGGCCATTGAGGCTGCCATGCGAACGGTCTCTATCCTCTTAAAAGAGAAAGGGCTTGAAATCACCTTGGAGATTGCCCCGGATGTTCCTGTGGCTGTGGCAGGCGACAGTCTTCGCTTTCGTCAGATCATTCTTAACCTGCTCAGCAATGCCATCAAATTTTCTGAAAAGGGTATTATCCGCATCAATGTTACTGCGGAACATGCCGGACCAGAAACCATCACCCTGCGTATTTCAGTTGCTGACCAAGGTATAGGCATTCAACAGGACAAGATAAGCTCTATCTTCAGCGCCTTTTCCCAGGCAGACAGTTCGGTTTCCAGAAAATTCGGTGGCACCGGCCTCGGTCTGGCCATCTGTCGCCAACTTTGCGAGCTCATGGATGGCACCATCAGCGTAGAGAGCGAATACGGCCACGGAAGCACCTTTTCCTTCACAGCTATGTTCGGTTCCACCTCGCAAGACAACATCGTACGACCAGAAACCACGGGCTCTGAGCTCTTGAATATTCGCCCCATTCGGGTGTTGCTAGTTGAAGATAACGCCGCAAACCGTTTCTTGATTCGGGTTGTCCTGGAAAAATTCAAGCACGAGGTTATTGAGGCTGTTGACGGCATTGAGGCTCTCACTATTATATTAGACGATCATTTTGACTTGATCCTCACAGATGTTCAGATGCCAAAACTGGACGGCTACAGGTTCACTCAAATTATTCGGGCCTGCGAAGAGGGCAAGGAACTTGCTCCAGACCTTGCGGACAAACTGGACAGCGATCTGGTCAGTAAACTCCGCCAGCAATTGCACGGCAAACATCGTCTGGTCATCTCTATGACAGCCAACGCCATGAGCGGTGATAAGGAAAAATGTTTCACTGCGGGTATGGATGATTATCTCACCAAGCCTCTGAATCAGGAGGAGCTGGCGCTCACCCTCAACCGCTGGCTTCCCAAGGAATAGGCAAAGCACGCGAAGATACAACAATTTTCCCCAAGCGAATTATATACACAAGACTCATGGGCTTTCTGCTCCGAAACGCCGTTGTGAGTGACTAAAGAGTAACTGAAACAAATCCATCTGGAGACATAATGGCAAACGAGAACCTGCCCGATTTCATTTCAGCCCTGTTACAGGAAAAACAAGCAAGCTGTCCAGCGGACACTGTCCAACTGGTTCAGACCCATATCTCCTTTGTTCTTCTTGCAGGAGAGCATGTGTATAAATTCAAGAAACCTGTTAATTTTGGTTTCCTGGATTTTTCTACTCTGGAAAAAAGACAGCATTGCTGTGAGCAGGAACTCCTGCTCAACCGCCGCCTCTGCCCGGATATCTATCTTGATCTGGTCAAGGTGACCCGTGAGGGTGACAGCTATACTCTGAACGGGGACGGTGAAACTGTGGAGTATGCGGTGAAGATGGTCAGGATGCCGGAAGAAAAGATGATGGGAAATCTCATTCAGGCAGGCAAACTTGATCAGGTGCATATAGATACCCTTGTTGATAAGTTGACCCCGTTTTATCAGCAGGCAGATCGCACCCCGGAAATCGATGGATACGGCACTACCGAATCTGTTGCGGTCAATGTCCTGGAAAATTTTGAACAGACCAAGGGATTTATCGGCAACGGTGCCATCACACAGGAACAATTCGACAAAATCTCCTCCTGGGCCAGGGACTTTCTCACCAAAGAAGAACTGTTTAAGCAGCGCATCAAAGAAGGAAATATCCGCGACTGCCACGGCGACCTGTATTCAGCCAATATCTGCCTTGCAGATAAGGTCTACATCTACGACTGCATCGAGTTTAACCGTCGTTTCCGGTATTGTGATGTAGCAAGTGATATCGGCTTCCTGGCGATGGATCTGGACTTCCACGGCCTTCAGGAGCTCTCAGCATATTGCATAGACCAGTTTTGCCAGCACTCCGGTGATAGCAGTTTGAAAGAAATGCTGAATTTTTATAAATGCTACCGTGCCTATGTCCGGGGAAAGATAGGCCTGTTTACCGCCTCTGACCCGGCGGTGGACGAGGCGGTGAAGAAGAGCTGCCTGGAAGCTGCGGCCAAGTACTTTGCCCTGGCTGAGAGCTACACGAACTAGCTACCGAATTCATGGAGCAGAGTCATACATTACCCCACCCCAAGGGGTGGGGGAGCAAATCGGGAGCTTCGCAATGACGGACAGAAAAAAAATGGAGCAGCCCACCCTTTACGTCTTCTTCGGCCTGATCGCCTCAGGAAAATCAACCTTAGCAGAGCTCTTTGCAGCGCAACAAGGCTTACCGTATTATAATACGGACAGAGTACGCAAAGAACTGGCCGGTCTTGCGGCAAATGAGCGCCGACCGGACGGCATGGGCCAGGGGATCTACACACCTGAGTTTACTGAAAAGACCTATCAAACCATGCTGGACCGAGCAAACGAGGATCTCCAGCAAGGCAAAACAGGGGTGGTCCTTGATGGGTCCTACAGCAAGGCAACAGATCGCCATAAGGTCAACGAGCTGGCACAGACCTTACAGGTCAATGCTCTTTTCTTTCTCTGCTCTTGTTCCGAACAGGAAACCCAGCGCCGCCTTGCCCTGCGTGCCCAGGATCCCAATGCGGTTTCCGATGGACGTTGGGAGATTTTTGTTCAGCAAAGGGCAAAGTTTGAGCAGCCGGATGAGCTGCCTTTGCAACAGCTTTCACGTATCGACACTGAAGCGGATCCACAAGAATTACTAGGTCTATTAACAAGCTGATCTTAGAGAAGCGGTCCGATCAGTTCTCAGGGACTTGGATCTGGACACTGGCTATGGAGCTTCGCAGGAAGCTCCTCAACCATCACACACATCGGGACAATGACCAGAATATACCTCCTCCGTTATCCGAAAGACACCTCAAATCAACCTATTATTTGCCACCTGGTGCAACGCTATGAAGTGGAATTCAATATCCTGAAAGCGGATATCCGCCCCCAGCGGGATGGCATCATGGTACTGGAAATGAAGGGACAGAAAGAAAAAGTCGTTGATGCCCTGGATTACCTAAAAAGTTTGGGCGTGAAGGCAGAACGTCTTGCGGGTAAAGTGCATCGAGATGAAAGCAAATGCTTCCAGTGCGGGGCCTGCACAGGTATCTGTCCGGTCGGTGCCTTATACATCGAAAAACCATCAATGGAAGTCACCTTTGAGGTGGAAAAATGCACCGCTTGTGGTCTCTGTGTACCAGGTTGCCCGGTCCGGGCTATGAATATTTCTTTTGATCCCGCGACCAAGACCGGAACCCCAGCATAATTTCAGCATAATACATCCAGAAAAAAAAAAGGAAAGAGACAGGGCTCCACCTGCCTCTTTCTCCCCTCCTCCTTTCCTGTTGTATTCCTCCCCCCGTTTTAATGCGTCTTACTCATACTCCTCGCGATATTTCCGCACAATATGCAGGGCAATCACGTTCAGAATCAAGGTCACGATAAAGAGTAAAAGACCTAAGGCAAAGGCCGCCATAGTCTTGGGGCTATCAAATTCCTGATCGCCCACCAGCAGGGTCACGATCTGCACGGTCACGGTGGTCACAGCATCGAGGGGATTGGCCGTGAGACGAGCTGAAAGTCCGGCAGCCATAACCACGATCATGGTCTCACCTATGGCGCGGGACACAGCAAGCAGGACACCACCCACAATGCCGGGCAGAGCCGCAGGCAGGACCACTTGCATGATGGTCTCATTCTTGGTAGCACC is drawn from Candidatus Electrothrix aestuarii and contains these coding sequences:
- a CDS encoding AAA family ATPase translates to MTDRKKMEQPTLYVFFGLIASGKSTLAELFAAQQGLPYYNTDRVRKELAGLAANERRPDGMGQGIYTPEFTEKTYQTMLDRANEDLQQGKTGVVLDGSYSKATDRHKVNELAQTLQVNALFFLCSCSEQETQRRLALRAQDPNAVSDGRWEIFVQQRAKFEQPDELPLQQLSRIDTEADPQELLGLLTS
- a CDS encoding glucose-6-phosphate isomerase codes for the protein MDFLKNFAEMKATKKLEQLARTPYDLRAPQALSPDRLAGYRLSACGFDLLYGTQRVDEQVLEALQELADEARLVEQFRAMKSGAVMNRIIGHESEERQVLHTACRDLFREQPLAPEATGEARQQLDRLKAFLDDLDQGTICNSQGEPFSTMVQVGIGGSDLGPRALYLALQRSCQPGRKACFIANVDPDDAAAVLSGLDLSRTLINVVSKSGTTLETLTNEELVRSALTAAGLDPARHMVAVTGAGSPMDDPERYLTAFHMYDYIGGRYSATSMVGGVTLAFALGYDNFVEILRGAHAADLAGEQENIRENLPLLMALLGIWNRNFLGCNTVAVLPYSQALLRFPAHLQQCDMESNGKRINRLGEPVQWQTGPIVWGEPGTNGQHAFYQLLHQGTEVVPAEFIGFRESQYQTDITIKGTTSQQKLLANMLAQSLALALGKDHENPNKSFPGNRPSSVLLADRLTPYSMGTLLALYENKIAFQGFCWNINSFDQEGVQLGKILANRILAEMTEVKTGEQLPLDAPELSLLQAASLAT
- a CDS encoding response regulator, with product MSEKNTLLIIDDIVDNLMLLGEAMSPEYKIKVATSGVQGLELAVQEPKPDLILLDIMMPGIDGYEVCRRLKADTRTKHIPVIFLSALDKESDELQGLDAGAVDFITKPFKLEVVRARINTQLELLRMREQLQTARLKAEAASQSKSVFLANMSHEIRTPMSAIMGMTDLALERATDSQQQSYLETVKLSADALLALINDILDFSKIEAGQMELDEHPFLLAEAIEAAMRTVSILLKEKGLEITLEIAPDVPVAVAGDSLRFRQIILNLLSNAIKFSEKGIIRINVTAEHAGPETITLRISVADQGIGIQQDKISSIFSAFSQADSSVSRKFGGTGLGLAICRQLCELMDGTISVESEYGHGSTFSFTAMFGSTSQDNIVRPETTGSELLNIRPIRVLLVEDNAANRFLIRVVLEKFKHEVIEAVDGIEALTIILDDHFDLILTDVQMPKLDGYRFTQIIRACEEGKELAPDLADKLDSDLVSKLRQQLHGKHRLVISMTANAMSGDKEKCFTAGMDDYLTKPLNQEELALTLNRWLPKE
- a CDS encoding NIL domain-containing protein; protein product: MTRIYLLRYPKDTSNQPIICHLVQRYEVEFNILKADIRPQRDGIMVLEMKGQKEKVVDALDYLKSLGVKAERLAGKVHRDESKCFQCGACTGICPVGALYIEKPSMEVTFEVEKCTACGLCVPGCPVRAMNISFDPATKTGTPA